TGCGCTGCGTGAACTCCCCCGTCTCGTCGAGGAGACGCCCGATGCCGGGAACGGCATATGTCCGGAACAGCGCGAAGCTCAGCGACTGGTTCATGTCCCACGGGAACTCGTGCATCACGAGGTTCCGGTAGATCTCGACGAAGTCGGTCTCGGGATCCAGGGCGTCGTTGACCCGCAGCCAGTGGTCGCGCTTCATGCCGTTCACCCTAGGGCGCGAGAGGCGCCGTTATGTGAACGGCAGATCACAATCGGATGCCGCGCACCCACTCCCGCATCACCCGGTACGCCTCCTGCCGCGGCTCGGGCGCCGACAGGAACACGTCGTGCACCGCTGCGTCGATCCGCGCGATCGTGATGAGCCTGCCGATGCGCGTGGCGCTGCGGGCGATGTCGTCGACGACGAGGACCGAGTCGCTCGCGGTCATCTCGGGCGCCCATGCGAACGGCACGGTCGTGCGCGTCGACAGCAGCACGAGCGCGGGGCAGCCGACATCCACGCCCTCGGCGATCCTCCGGTGGCCCTCCAGCACCGCGGAGAGCCAGCCCGGATGCGTCGGGAACCCCAGCTCCGGTCGCCACGCGAGCCGCTCCTGGCCGGCCGGCAGCGTTCCGAGTTCGCGCTGGGCCCGCGTGTAGAAGCCGTAGTCGACGAGCGGATGCGCCCCCAGCGGGTCCAGCCGCGCGCGGATGCCCACGATGGGCTCGATCGTCTGGCGCGCCATCGCCCCCACCTGCAGTTCGAGCCAGGGACTGTTGAGGATCAGCGCACTGGCCCGGCCCGGGTGACGCGCCGCCCACAGCGTCAGCGTGAGGCCCCCGGTGGAATGCCCCAGCAGCACGAGGCGGCGCTTGGGCACGGCATCCGCCGCGTGCCCGATGGCCGCGAGCGCCGCTTCGATGTCCTGGTCGTACAGGTCCAGCGACGACACGTACCCCGGGGTCTGGCCATCGCGCAGGCTCCGTCCGTACCGGCGAAGGTCCAGGGCGTGGAAGCGGGCGCCGAGCCCGGTCCAGAATGCGGCGAGCTCGACCTGGAAGAAGTAGTCGCTCCACCCGTGCACGTAGAGCACGTCGACGTCGGCCAGCGGACGTCCGAGCGATTCGAACCACGACGGGATGCTGCGCACGAGCGTCGCGACGACGGGGCCCTGGTCGTCGTCCTCGAGGGCGAGGGTCCGCTGCTCGAACCCGTCGCCGAGGATGTCGGGCGTCCAGTCGCCGGCCATGCGGTCAGCCTAGCGAGGCTGTCTGCCCTCCCGGGCGAGGGATCGACGATACTGGACTGCGATGCCCGGCACCCCACGCATGACACGCGGACTCCTCGCCGCGCTCGGGTTCCTCGCGGCTGTGCCGGTGCTCGCGACCGACACCTACCTGGCGTCGTTCACCGACATCTCCGCCGACCTGGCGGTGGACCCCTCGGGGGTGCAGCTCACCCTCACCGCGTTCCTGATCGGCATCGGGGCCGGCCAGCTGACGCTCGGCCCGGTGTCGGATCGGCTCGGCCGACGGCGGGTCATGCTCGCCGCCCTCGCCGTCTTCACCCTGGCCAGCGTCACGATGGTGTTCAGCCCCGGCATCGAGGTCTTCGTCGCCCTGCGGCTCCTCCAGGGCTTCAGCGGCGCCGCCGGCGTGGTCGTCAGCCGCGCGATCGCCGCGGACCTGAGCGAGGGGACCACCGCGGTCCGCGCCCTCAGCCTCATCGCATCCGTCGTCGCGATCGGTCCGCTCATCGCTCCTCCGATCGGCGGCGTGATCAGCTCGCTGTGGGGGTGGCGCGGCGTGCTCGCGTTCATCGCGGTCGTGGCCGTGATGATGCTCGCCCTCGCCTGGATCGCGATCCCCGAGTCGCTCCCGGCGGAGGAGCGCCACGGCGGCGGAGCGGCCGCGATGCTCTCACGCTTCGGGGTGCTCGTCCGGGACCTGCCGTTCACGCTCCTGTCGGCGTCGTTCGCGATCGGGTTCGGAGCCCTCATGGCCTACATCGCCGCGTCGCCGTTCGTCGGCCAGGTCGTGGTGGGGATGACCCCGGTGGAGTACTCGCTCGGCTTCGCCGCCGGGGCGGCGGCCTTCGTCGTCGTCAACGTCATCAACGCCCGTGTCGCGGTGCGCGTCGGCCCCGACCGCATGCTGGTCGCGGGCTTCGTGCTGGCTCTGCTCGCCGGGATCTCGTTCGCGACGCTCAGCGCCACCGACACCCTGGTGCCGGCGACGTTCATCGCGACGGCGTTCGTGCTGTCGGGCGGCGTCGGACTCACCATGTCGAACGCGTCGGCCCTCGCCCTGGCGCGCGCCAGCCACGCACGGGGCTCCGGCGCCGCCCTCTTCGGCGCCGGCCAGTTCGCCGTCGGCGCGCTCGTCTCTCCGCTCGTGGGCCTGTGGGGCGAGGACACGGCGACGCCGATGGTGGTCGTCATGCTCGCGTGCTCCACGATCGCCCTGACCGTCGGGCTCGCCGGGCTCGCCGCCGCCCGCCGCCGCTGAGCCGGCTCGACCCTACTCGCCGCGCGAGATCGCGACCATCTCGTCGCGCGGGACGACCTTGACGCGCGCACGCTCCTGCGGCGCGCCCAGGGCGATCTCGTGCTCGTCGAGGCGGTGCCAGCCCTCGAGGTCGGTCCACTTCACGCCGCGCTCGGCCAGCAGCGCCGGGATCGCCCCCTCGGACGGATCCGCCGGGTGCCACCACGAGCCCTGGCTGTTGATGACGTGGCGGATGGTCTCCATCGCGTCGGACTTCGTGTGCCCGATCAGGCCCACCGGGCCGCGCTTGATCCAGCCGGTCGCGAACATGCCGGGGACGCGCTCGTTGGACTCGGGGCGCAGCACCTGACCCTCGCGGTTGGGGATCACGCCGTGGTGCTCGTCGAACGGCACACCCGGCATCGGCGAGCCGAAGTACCCGACGGCGCGGTACAGCGCCTGGATCTCGAGCTCGCGGATCTCGCCGGTGCCGACGACGCCGCCTTCGCCGTCGGGACGCGTGCGCTCCCAGCGCAGCGAGCGAACCCGGCCGTCGGCGCCTGTGAGCACCTCGAGGGGCTTGGCGTAGAAGTGCAGGTGGAGACGACGGGATGCCGTGCCGCCGGCGTTGTTCGCCGAGTCGCGCCCCCGCCACTTCTGCAGCACCCGGTCGATGACCATGACCTGCTTGTTGCTGGCGATGGCGTCGCGGGAGGCCTCGTCGTAGTCGAAGTCCTCGTCGTAGACGACCATGTCGACGTCGCGCAGCTCGCCGAGCTCGCGCAGTTCGAGCGGCGTGAACTTCACCTGCGCCGGCCCGCGACGGCCGAACACGTGGACGTCGGTCACCTTCGAGGCCGCCAGGCCCGCGTGGACGTTGTCGGGGATCTCGGTCGGCAGCAGGTCCTCGGCGTGCTTGGCGAGCATGCGCGAGATGTCGAGGGCGACGTTGCCGTTGCCGATGACGGCGACCGACTGCGCGTCCAGCGGCCACTCGCGCGGGACGTCGGGGTGGCCGTCGAACCAGCTGACGAAGTCTGCGGCGCCGTACGAGCCCTCCGCGTCGATGCCGGGGATGTTCAGGCCCGCGTCGCGGATGGCTCCGGTCGCGAAGATCACCGCGTTGTAGTGGCGCTTGAGGTCCTCGATCGTGATGTCCTCGCCGAAGCGGACGTTGCCGAAGATGCGGATGTCGCCGCGGTCGAGCACCTCGCGCAGGGCCGTGATGATCCCCTTGATGCGCGGGTGGTCGGGCGCCACGCCGTAGCGGACGAGGCCGTACGGGGCGGGGAGCTGCTCGAAGAGGTCGATGGAGACGTCGAACTTGCGCTCGGCCTTCAGAAGGATGTCGGCGGCATAGATGCCCGCCGGTCCTGCGCCGACGATGGCCAGCCGGAGCTTGGTCATGGTGATCCTTTCGTGCGGCCCGGTCGCAGCCGAGCGACGGGCGGGGTGCCGTGCGGAGGCGGCCGCAGGCTAGCTGGAGCGGTCGGAGACGGCCTGGGCGAAGCGGGTGAGCGCGTCGCGGACCGGCCCGTCCGGCAGGGGGGTCAGCGCGTCGACGGCCGCGGCCGACCACGAATGTGCCAGCTCGAGGGTCTCTTCGGTGGCATCGTGGTCGCGCAGCTCGCCCAGAGGCCCGTCGAGGATGCCGGGATCGGCTCCGTCGGGGATGCGGGCCACGCCGTCGTCGATGCGGGCATGCAGGTCGCGGGAGGCCGCATCCGTGCGTCGCCCGAGAAGGAGGTACGGCATCGTCGGGACGCCCGCGCGCAGATCCGTGCCCGGCACCTTGCCGGTCTCGTCCGGGTCGGCCGACAGGTCGATGACGTCGTCGAGCAGCTGGAAGGCGACGCCGGCCTTCTCGCCGAACGTCGCCAGCGGCTCGGCGAACTCCTCCGGTGCGTTCGAGAAGATGACGCCGGACTGCGCGGCCGCGGCGATCAGCGAGCCCGTCTTGTCGGACAGGACCTGCAGCGAGAACGCGACCGGGTCGTCGCCCTCCTGCGGTCCGACCGTCTCATGCATCTGTCCGAGCACGAGCCGCTCGAACGTGTCGGCCTGCAGCTGAATGGCTCGCTCGCCGTTGCGGGCCATGAGCTGGCTGGCGCGCGAGAACAGCAGATCGCCGGTGAGGATCGCGATGTTGTTGCCCCACACCTCGTGGGCGCTGGGGACGCCCCGCCGCTTGTCGGCCGCGTCCATCACGTCGTCGTGATACAGCGAGCCCAGGTGGGTCATCTCGAGCGCCGCGGCGGCGTCGACGACGCCGTCGGTCGCACCGTCGCCGAGCTGCGCGGCCAGCAGGGTGAGCATCGGCCGCACACGCTTGCCTCCGGCGTCGTACAGGTACCGGCTCGTCGCGTCGGCGAGCGAGTCGGCGACCCGCAGTTCGAGCTCGAGCGCCCGGTCGACCTGGGCCATTCCCTCTTCGACCGTCTTGAGCAGTCGCCGCGACCGCGGACCGGCGAACACGCGGTCGGTGAGGCCCAGCTTGCTCGCCAGACGCGAGCCTGAGGCCGAGGCTGAGGGAGTCACCGTCCCAGCCTACCGGCGACCCGCGCCGGGGTCCTCCCGCGGGTCACGCGGCGGGCGGCTTGGTCGCCCGGTGCAGCGCCACGATCCCCCAGGTGAGGTTGCGGTGGGCGACGCCGATCCAGCCCGCCTCGCGGATCCACTCCGCCAGCTTCCGCTGGTCGGGCCAGTCCTTGATCGACTCGTTGAGGTAGTCGTACGCCTCGGCGTTCGAGCTCACCGCTCGCGCCACCGCGGGCAGCACGCGGTCGTTGTAGAAGCGGTACAGGCCGTTGAAGGCGGGCGACGGCGGGTGGGAGAACTCGCACACCACGATCCGGCCGCCCGGCTTGGTGACCCGAAGCAGCTCGCGCAGCGCCTTGCGGGGGTCGATGACGTTGCGCAGCCCGAACGACATCGTCACGGTGTCGAACTCGTCGTCGGCGAACGGCAGGGCGGTGGCGTCCGCCTGGACGAACGACAGGTTCGGGATGTCGCCGTGCCGGCGCCGGCCCTCGCGGATCATGCCCTGCGAGAAGTCCGCCGCGACGACCTCCGCGCCGCTGCGGGCGAGCGACACGCTGGAGGCGCCCGTGCCCGCCGCGAGGTCGAGGATGCGCTGGCCCGGCCGCGGATCGACGGCACGCGTGGTCGCGACGCGCCACAGCCGGTCGTTGCCCATGCTCAGCACGGTGTTCGTGCGGTCGTAGCCTTCGGCGACCTCGTCGAACATGCCGCTGACGGCGGCGGGGTCCTTGCCCAGATCGGCGCGGTTCGGCTGAGGCTCGGGGGAACTCACGCGTCGAGTCTACGGCGCGCTCAGATCGCCTGAAGCGGCACCCGGACGTCGGCCGCCGCCGGAACGGCGCGCGTGGTCAGGAAGTCCCCGGTCGCGAAATCGGCGGAACCCGACGCGCTCCCGTGGGCTCGGACGGTGAAGCGCGAGCCCGGTCCCGGGGTGGGATAGTCCAGGTCCACCTCGACGGCGCCGCCCTCCGCCGGGACCTCGACGTCGGTCAGCGTCTTCTCGGCGACGACGTCCGCCGCGGCATCCGCCCGCGAGGTGTCCTCGACCCGCACGCGGACGGCGGCGAGACGACGCCGTGCCCCCGTCGCCGGGAACTCCAGGATCGCGTGGAGCCTCTCCATGACCACACCGTACCCCCGTTGCGGCCGCACCGGTTGTATCTGGTCGGGACCGGGAGCACTCTGTGATCAGGAGGGCGGTCCGCCTCTGAGTCCGCCCCGCTATGGAGGAAGGGACGACCATGGCTACTCCCAAGAAGGGCAGCGGCTCGAAGCCGCCGGAAGTGCCCGAGGAGCTCACGAGCGACACCGTCGGCACGACGATGCTCAACGGCTCGACGTTCGCCGGAAAGGAGCTCACGTACGCCGAAGTCGACGAGCTCGCCATCTTCGAAGGCGATATCGTGCTCGGCCGCGCGGCCGACATGCAGGCCCCACGGGGTGTTCGCGACGTCGCGTTCGGCGTCGTCGTGATGCCGGCATCCATGCGATGGCCCAACGCCACCGTGCCCTACGAGATCGACCCGGCGATGCCGAACCAGAACCGCGTCACCGACGCGATCGCGCACTGGGAGACCAATACGCCGGTCAGCTTCGTGCAGCGCACGAGCGCGAACGCGGGACAGTTCCCCAACTACGTCCGGTTCTTCGCCGGGAGCGGATGCTTCTCGTCGGTCGGCATGGTCGGCGGGCGGCAGGACATCTCGCTCGGGTCGAGCTGCTCGACCGGCAACGCCATCCACGAGATCGGCCACGCCGTCGGGCTCTGGCACGAGCAGAGCCGCGAGGACCGCGACACGTTCGTCACGATCAACTGGGCCAACATCGATCCGTCGAAGGTCCACAACTTCGACCAGCACATCAGCGACGGCGACGACGTCGGAGCGTACGACTACGGCTCGATCATGCACTACCCGGCCACGGCGTTCTCGACCAATGGCCAGCCGACCATCGTGCCCACGCAGCCGGGCGTCACGATCGGCCAGCGCAATGGGCTGTCGGCCGGCGACATCGCGGCGATCCAGCAGATCTACCCCACGGGGCCCGTTCTGCCCAAGCACATCCGCGACATCAACATCGGCGGGGTCAAGAAGGTCCGCGACGACAACGTCGTGGTCCAGCCCAAGAAGTTGCGCGACGACAACCTCGGCGGGGTCAAGAAGCTGCGCGACGACAACATCGTGGTCCAGCCCAAGAAGATCCGGGACGACAACATCGTGGTCCAGCCCAAGAAGCTGCGCGACGACAACCTCGGCGGGGTCAAGAAGGTCCGCGACGACAACGTCGTGACGGTGCCCAAGTCGGTGCGCGACATCACCGTCGGCAAGCGCATCGGCGACATCCCGCGGCCGCAGCGGCCCGGCTTCGACGTCAACGAACTGCTGCCGTTCATCCTCTCGACGCCGCATCACGCCGAGGCGGCGGGCGGCTACGAGGCCGCGGGAGCCGAGGACGACCCGGTCGGGCAGCTGCTCGCCGCGGCCGAGGCGGCGCAGGCGGCGGCGGACGCGCTGTCGGCCGCCGCGGTCACACTCGCCGGGCTGCTGGACGACGGGCAGGGCGTCTGAGCCGATGATCCTCATCGAATCGCACGACGGCGACGACCATCTCGCGCCGGTGCGCAGCGAGCTCGAGAGCCGCGGCCACGAGGTCGTGGTGCTCGACACCGCCCGCTACCCGGTCGAGACGGCCATCGCCATCTCGTACGACGACGCCGGGGCGCAGCCGGACCTGCGGCTGCGCCTCGGCGGGACGGTGCACGACCTCAACGCGTGCACCGCCGCGTGGTGGCGTCGCGCGCAGGCGTTCACGCTGCATCCGGAGCTGACGGATGCGGAGGCGCGCACGTTCGCGTACAACGAGGCGGCCGAGGGGCTCGAGGGGCTCCGCGCGCTGCTGAAGGTGTCGTGGATCAACGACCCCACGCGGGATGCGCGCGCCGCTCACAAGCCGTACCAGCTGCGGGAGGCGCGCCGCGCGGGCCTGACGACCCCGCGCACGCTGATGACGAACGACCCGGAGGCGGCGCGCGGGTTCCTGGAAGGCCAGGGCGGGCGCCCGACGGTCTACAAGTCGTTCCTCGCCCTCGAGGGCGCGTGGCGCGAGACCCGCGTGCTCCGCGACGACGAGCACGACCGGCTGGACCTCGTGCAGGTCGCGCCCGTGATCTTCCAGGAGTACGTCGACGGAGACGTCGACCTGCGCGTGACCGTCGTGGGCGATGTCGTGCATGCGGCCAAGATCCACTCCGCCCGCACCGCCTACAACACCGACTACCGGATGGAGCTCGCCACGGTCCCGATGGAGCCGTACGAGCTGCCCGAGAAGGTCCGGCGCGGGGTCATCCGGCTCATGCGGCGGCTGGGGCTCGTGTACGGCGCGATCGACTTCCGCGTGCGCCCCGACGGCGAGCACGTGTTCTTCGAGATCAACCCCTCGGGGCAGTGGCTGTTCATCGAGGAGCGCACCGGGCTGCCGATCACGCGCACGTTCGTGGACGCGCTCGCGTCCGCCGACCGCGGCGCGCCGCATCCGCGCTCGGCTCCGAGCGGCTGCCCGGACTGCGAGCAGAACGTGCCGCGCGCGCCGCGAGCGCGGGAGGCCGAGCCGGTCGTGTAGCGATCAGTGGTGCGAGGGGCCCAGCCCCAGGGCCGCAAGGCGGTCGAGCCATTCGTCGGCCGCGACGAGATCGAAGGGCGCCTCGTGCGCGCGCACCCGCCGCTCGAGGTCCTCGGCGAGCGCCTCGAGCTTCTCGACGAGCTCGGGCGGGTAGCCGTAGGCGACCCGGTGCTCGTCCCACTCGTCGCGGTCGTCGATGTACACGCCGGTCTCGGCGCGGTCGACGACGTCGAGGTCCATGTCGATGCCGGTGGGCGCGCCGTCGCGCCAGCGCACGTCCCACGCGATGTCGATGTAGACGCGCGTCCGGTGCGGGGCGGCGTTGTGCGTGAACGCGTAGTCGCCGGTGGGCGGGATGAGCGTGACGTTCGGATGCTGCGGCACGAAGTCGCGTCCGGGCCGCGAGCTGTGCCAGCCGGGCAGCTGACCGAACCAGTCGCCCCAGTCGTCCGTCCCGAGATACACGCACTCATGGATCCAGTGCGGGCCGCCGTCGAACTTGCGCCAGCGGAAGAGCAGGCGCGTGCCCGGCTCGGGGCGCACATCGGCGTCGGGTTCGCTCATCCTCCGAGCCTATTGCGCCCCGGAGGTGCCGATGCACCGGGCCGGGCCCCGGCGCGGCGAGTCTAGGCTGGTGACGTGCATGACCCGGCTTCTCCGCGACCTCCACGGCTGGTGGCACGCACCCGGGAGATCGATCCCGTCGAGGAGCTGCTCGCCTACGCATCGCCCGGTTCGCCGATGGTGTGGCTGCGACGCGGCGACGGCATGATCGGCATCGGCGAAGCGCTCCGCCTGGGCTTCGGCGGCCGCGACGTGTGGTCGCCGCCCCCCGGTTCCCCCTCGCCGTCTCCTGCCGATGCGTGGCGCCTGTTCTCGCGCGAGGCCGAGATCGACGACCCGGTGGGGCTCCCGGGGACCGGACTGGTCGCGTTCGGCTCCTTCGCGTTCGACGAGCGCTCCCGCGCATCGAGCCGCCTGATCGTCCCCGAGACCGTCATCGGCCGGCACGGCGACCGGTTCTGGATGACCCGCATCGGCGTCGATGAGGAGCCGACCGACGCGGTCCTGGAACCCGCCGCGTTCGGCCCGTACTGGTCCGCGACGATCGGCCCGGGAGCCCTCGACCCGGCGGGCTATCAGGATGCGGTGCGCGGCGCGCTCGGGACGCTCGCCGACGGCGAGGTCAGCAAGGTGGTGATCGCCCGCGATCTGGAGGGCACGATCCCCGCCGGTGCGGACCTGCGACGCCTGGCCCGGGCTCTCGCGGACGGCTATCCCGACACGTGGGCGTTCGCCGTCGACGGACTGATCGGCGCGAGTCCCGAGACGCTCGTCACCGTGTCGGACGGCATCGCGGCGGCGCGCGTGCTCGCCGGCACGACACCGCGCGGCGCCGACCCCGACGCCGATGCCGAGGCCGCCATCGCGCTGTCGACGTCGGCGAAGGATCTCGACGAGCACCAGTACGCGGTGCAGAGCGTGCTCGCGTCGCTGCGCCCGCACACCAGCGCCCTGTCGGCCGGCGAGCAGCCGTTCGCGCTCAAACTCCCCAACGTGTGGCACCTCGCCACCGATGTCGCCGCCGACGTGGCACCGGGAACGAGCGCTCTCGACCTCGTCGAGGCGCTGCATCCGACCGCCGCCGTCGCGGGGACGCCGACGGATGCCGCGCTCGGCGTCATCCGCCGCCTCGAGCCGTTCGACCGCGGGCGCTACGCGGGGCCTGTGGGCTGGATCGACGCCGCGGGCGACGGCGAGTGGGCGATCGCGCTGCGCTGCGCGCAGATCGACGTCGACCCCCGGGGCGACGCCAAGGACGCCGACCGGATCCGTGTCTCGGCGTTCGCGGGCGCCGGGATCGTCGCCGGGAGCGACCCCGAGTCGGAGCTGGTCGAAACCCGCGTGAAGTTCCGCCCGATCATCGACGCCCTCGCGTAGCGCGCGAGGTCCGCCGCCGCGCGGCTCAGGATGCCGCGAGCCGCGCCTTCTCCCGGGCGATGTCGTAGTCGGCGTCGGGCCATTGCGGGTCGATGTCGTCCAGCGCCTGCAGCAGGAGATTCTGGACGGCCAGGCGCGCGTACCACTTGCGGTCGGCGGGCACGACGTGCCACGGCGCGTAGAGCGTCGAGGTGCGGTCGAAGACGGTCTGGTACGCCGACATGTAGTGCGGCCACAGCACGCGCTCGTCGACGTCGCCCGGAGTGAACTTCCACTGCTTCTCGCCGCGGTCCAGGCGTGCCATCAGCCGGTCCCGCTGCTCCTCGTACGAGATGTGGAGCATGACCTTGACGATGCGGGTACCCGCCTCGAAGAGGGTCTTCTCGAACTCGTTGATCGCGTCGTACCGGCGCTCGATCTCGTCGGGACCGGCGAGCTCGCGCACCTTCGCCACGAGCACGTCCTCGTAGTGGGAGCGGTCGAACACCGCGATCCGGCCCGGCCCGGGGCGGTGCTTGGCGATGCGCCACAGGAAGTCGTGCTCGAGCTCCTCCTCAGTGGGCTTCTTGAACGCGGTGACGTCCACGCCCTGCGGGTTGCCGGCCCCGACGACGTGGCGGACGATCCCGCCCTTGCCGGCGGAGTCCATCGCCTGCAGCACCAGCAGCACGGATCCGCTCGTCGTCTCG
This region of Microbacterium thalassium genomic DNA includes:
- a CDS encoding DUF402 domain-containing protein, encoding MSEPDADVRPEPGTRLLFRWRKFDGGPHWIHECVYLGTDDWGDWFGQLPGWHSSRPGRDFVPQHPNVTLIPPTGDYAFTHNAAPHRTRVYIDIAWDVRWRDGAPTGIDMDLDVVDRAETGVYIDDRDEWDEHRVAYGYPPELVEKLEALAEDLERRVRAHEAPFDLVAADEWLDRLAALGLGPSHH
- a CDS encoding PPK2 family polyphosphate kinase; the protein is MTAKSHKNWTDDVADLLRVRDGFVLSGVDPRSTPGYDGDKDDGKDDLSSGAADFEDYQERLFAASQSETTSGSVLLVLQAMDSAGKGGIVRHVVGAGNPQGVDVTAFKKPTEEELEHDFLWRIAKHRPGPGRIAVFDRSHYEDVLVAKVRELAGPDEIERRYDAINEFEKTLFEAGTRIVKVMLHISYEEQRDRLMARLDRGEKQWKFTPGDVDERVLWPHYMSAYQTVFDRTSTLYAPWHVVPADRKWYARLAVQNLLLQALDDIDPQWPDADYDIAREKARLAAS
- a CDS encoding multidrug effflux MFS transporter; translation: MPGTPRMTRGLLAALGFLAAVPVLATDTYLASFTDISADLAVDPSGVQLTLTAFLIGIGAGQLTLGPVSDRLGRRRVMLAALAVFTLASVTMVFSPGIEVFVALRLLQGFSGAAGVVVSRAIAADLSEGTTAVRALSLIASVVAIGPLIAPPIGGVISSLWGWRGVLAFIAVVAVMMLALAWIAIPESLPAEERHGGGAAAMLSRFGVLVRDLPFTLLSASFAIGFGALMAYIAASPFVGQVVVGMTPVEYSLGFAAGAAAFVVVNVINARVAVRVGPDRMLVAGFVLALLAGISFATLSATDTLVPATFIATAFVLSGGVGLTMSNASALALARASHARGSGAALFGAGQFAVGALVSPLVGLWGEDTATPMVVVMLACSTIALTVGLAGLAAARRR
- the legP gene encoding Dot/Icm T4SS effector Zinc-dependent metalloprotease LegP → MATPKKGSGSKPPEVPEELTSDTVGTTMLNGSTFAGKELTYAEVDELAIFEGDIVLGRAADMQAPRGVRDVAFGVVVMPASMRWPNATVPYEIDPAMPNQNRVTDAIAHWETNTPVSFVQRTSANAGQFPNYVRFFAGSGCFSSVGMVGGRQDISLGSSCSTGNAIHEIGHAVGLWHEQSREDRDTFVTINWANIDPSKVHNFDQHISDGDDVGAYDYGSIMHYPATAFSTNGQPTIVPTQPGVTIGQRNGLSAGDIAAIQQIYPTGPVLPKHIRDINIGGVKKVRDDNVVVQPKKLRDDNLGGVKKLRDDNIVVQPKKIRDDNIVVQPKKLRDDNLGGVKKVRDDNVVTVPKSVRDITVGKRIGDIPRPQRPGFDVNELLPFILSTPHHAEAAGGYEAAGAEDDPVGQLLAAAEAAQAAADALSAAAVTLAGLLDDGQGV
- a CDS encoding demethylmenaquinone methyltransferase, translating into MSSPEPQPNRADLGKDPAAVSGMFDEVAEGYDRTNTVLSMGNDRLWRVATTRAVDPRPGQRILDLAAGTGASSVSLARSGAEVVAADFSQGMIREGRRRHGDIPNLSFVQADATALPFADDEFDTVTMSFGLRNVIDPRKALRELLRVTKPGGRIVVCEFSHPPSPAFNGLYRFYNDRVLPAVARAVSSNAEAYDYLNESIKDWPDQRKLAEWIREAGWIGVAHRNLTWGIVALHRATKPPAA
- a CDS encoding MvdC/MvdD family ATP grasp protein — encoded protein: MILIESHDGDDHLAPVRSELESRGHEVVVLDTARYPVETAIAISYDDAGAQPDLRLRLGGTVHDLNACTAAWWRRAQAFTLHPELTDAEARTFAYNEAAEGLEGLRALLKVSWINDPTRDARAAHKPYQLREARRAGLTTPRTLMTNDPEAARGFLEGQGGRPTVYKSFLALEGAWRETRVLRDDEHDRLDLVQVAPVIFQEYVDGDVDLRVTVVGDVVHAAKIHSARTAYNTDYRMELATVPMEPYELPEKVRRGVIRLMRRLGLVYGAIDFRVRPDGEHVFFEINPSGQWLFIEERTGLPITRTFVDALASADRGAPHPRSAPSGCPDCEQNVPRAPRAREAEPVV
- a CDS encoding alpha/beta hydrolase, which encodes MAGDWTPDILGDGFEQRTLALEDDDQGPVVATLVRSIPSWFESLGRPLADVDVLYVHGWSDYFFQVELAAFWTGLGARFHALDLRRYGRSLRDGQTPGYVSSLDLYDQDIEAALAAIGHAADAVPKRRLVLLGHSTGGLTLTLWAARHPGRASALILNSPWLELQVGAMARQTIEPIVGIRARLDPLGAHPLVDYGFYTRAQRELGTLPAGQERLAWRPELGFPTHPGWLSAVLEGHRRIAEGVDVGCPALVLLSTRTTVPFAWAPEMTASDSVLVVDDIARSATRIGRLITIARIDAAVHDVFLSAPEPRQEAYRVMREWVRGIRL
- a CDS encoding FAD-dependent oxidoreductase is translated as MTKLRLAIVGAGPAGIYAADILLKAERKFDVSIDLFEQLPAPYGLVRYGVAPDHPRIKGIITALREVLDRGDIRIFGNVRFGEDITIEDLKRHYNAVIFATGAIRDAGLNIPGIDAEGSYGAADFVSWFDGHPDVPREWPLDAQSVAVIGNGNVALDISRMLAKHAEDLLPTEIPDNVHAGLAASKVTDVHVFGRRGPAQVKFTPLELRELGELRDVDMVVYDEDFDYDEASRDAIASNKQVMVIDRVLQKWRGRDSANNAGGTASRRLHLHFYAKPLEVLTGADGRVRSLRWERTRPDGEGGVVGTGEIRELEIQALYRAVGYFGSPMPGVPFDEHHGVIPNREGQVLRPESNERVPGMFATGWIKRGPVGLIGHTKSDAMETIRHVINSQGSWWHPADPSEGAIPALLAERGVKWTDLEGWHRLDEHEIALGAPQERARVKVVPRDEMVAISRGE
- a CDS encoding isochorismate synthase; the protein is MARTREIDPVEELLAYASPGSPMVWLRRGDGMIGIGEALRLGFGGRDVWSPPPGSPSPSPADAWRLFSREAEIDDPVGLPGTGLVAFGSFAFDERSRASSRLIVPETVIGRHGDRFWMTRIGVDEEPTDAVLEPAAFGPYWSATIGPGALDPAGYQDAVRGALGTLADGEVSKVVIARDLEGTIPAGADLRRLARALADGYPDTWAFAVDGLIGASPETLVTVSDGIAAARVLAGTTPRGADPDADAEAAIALSTSAKDLDEHQYAVQSVLASLRPHTSALSAGEQPFALKLPNVWHLATDVAADVAPGTSALDLVEALHPTAAVAGTPTDAALGVIRRLEPFDRGRYAGPVGWIDAAGDGEWAIALRCAQIDVDPRGDAKDADRIRVSAFAGAGIVAGSDPESELVETRVKFRPIIDALA
- a CDS encoding polyprenyl synthetase family protein; the protein is MTPSASASGSRLASKLGLTDRVFAGPRSRRLLKTVEEGMAQVDRALELELRVADSLADATSRYLYDAGGKRVRPMLTLLAAQLGDGATDGVVDAAAALEMTHLGSLYHDDVMDAADKRRGVPSAHEVWGNNIAILTGDLLFSRASQLMARNGERAIQLQADTFERLVLGQMHETVGPQEGDDPVAFSLQVLSDKTGSLIAAAAQSGVIFSNAPEEFAEPLATFGEKAGVAFQLLDDVIDLSADPDETGKVPGTDLRAGVPTMPYLLLGRRTDAASRDLHARIDDGVARIPDGADPGILDGPLGELRDHDATEETLELAHSWSAAAVDALTPLPDGPVRDALTRFAQAVSDRSS